A region of Mobula birostris isolate sMobBir1 chromosome X, sMobBir1.hap1, whole genome shotgun sequence DNA encodes the following proteins:
- the LOC140191372 gene encoding phosphoethanolamine/phosphocholine phosphatase-like, with protein MNKFLIVFDFDETIIQHNSDYVILKCNPDQSLPGELLQPQEEKFWREYMNKVYQYFGEKGVKEETMRKVLAETPLTKEMVNLFQFLKKSSDLFECIIISDANTFFINSILQANGLSTIFQKIYTNPSCFDNKNIFTISPYHSHMCKQCPINMCKKQILHDHLLQRAEEEVEFEKIFYVGDGTNDFCPSVALTPTDFIFPRKNYPLDSLISKTKMTEPSTIQAQVVPWESGEDILLFLEDCAGR; from the coding sequence ATGAATAAGTTTCTGATTGTATTTGATTTTGATGAGACCATCATTCAACACAACAGTGACTATGTCATCCTCAAATGTAACCCAGACCAAAGTCTTCCAGGAGAATTGCTTCAGCCCCAGGAGGAAAAATTTTGGAGAGAATATATGAACAAGGTATACCAGTATTTTGGAGAGAAGGGTGTCAAAGAAGAAACAATGAGAAAGGTTCTGGCAGAAACCCCACTTACTAAAGAGATGGTAAACCTCTTTCAGTTTCTTAAAAAGTCCTCAGATTTATTTGAATGCATTATTATTTCTGATGCCAACACGTTTTTTATCAATAGCATTCTTCAAGCAAATGGCCTATCCACTATCTTCCAGAAAATATACACAAATCCTTCATGTTTTGATAACAAAAACATCTTTACAATAAGTCCCTACCACTCCCACATGTGTAAGCAGTGTCCTATCAATATGTGCAAAAAGCAAATCCTGCATGATCATTTATTGCAACGTGCTGAAGAGGAAGTTGAATTTGAGAAAATCTTCTATGTTGGAGATGGCACCAATGATTTCTGCCCTTCTGTAGCTTTGACACCAACTGATTTCATCTTTCCAAGGAAGAATTACCCACTGGATAGTTTGATCTCTAAAACCAAAATGACTGAACCATCAACCATTCAAGCTCAAGTGGTTCCCTGGGAATCTGGAGAAGATATATTGCTCTTCCTTGAAGATTGCGCAGGAAGATAA